The Mus pahari chromosome 5, PAHARI_EIJ_v1.1, whole genome shotgun sequence genomic sequence ATGCTGAGTCACCCAGAAAGTACACACATGGCTAATCAGATCCAGACTTGCAGGATAATGGTCTTTCAGGAAttctggaacattccagaaggCAAAGGCTCATCTTGTTTCCCTTCTTAAAAGTTGTTATAGGctgcagacagaaagaaatgagtgAATGGCAGTGAAACTCTATTTAGCTACATCACAGAGCAGGACAAGTGCAGGAAGGCTGTAGACCCTCAGGCCTCTCATATTAAGAGTAAAGGAGCATAAATACAAAGATCATTTGAggcttcccagaagattttaaggagtaaggtttaaaaaaaaacaacaacaaattgagGGATCATCGAGGGATTTAAACTGAATGTAGTCATCGTttataaacaaaaaacagattcTATGAACAAATAAAGAGTGATAAATGATATCAAAAGACAtcaaacagaaaggagaaaaaaccaaacaacttttGGAATACTTCTACCCAATAAATATTGTGACCTGACTCTAAAAAGTATGTAGATGTTCAGCACAGTGACAATCATTTGGCCACAGAGGACCCTGAGATGAGGATTCATCAGAAACAGAATGCCAATAAGAGATGATTAGAACCAAGTGGGCAAGCGTCAGTGCCTCCAGCAAAGGTTGTGTGTTGTAGCTAACCAATATTCATTTATAAGGTGAGAGGATGCAGCCCCTTTGCATAAAATCCATTTCAGTCAACAGTGTAGAGAAGCGACAAGCTTCATACATCCAGAGATAAGCTCCAACATCAATGATTACAAACCAGATGATTAGAAAGACCAATCAGAATTTCAACATatctgatggtttgaataaggatgCTCCCAACATGGGTTCCTAGATTTGAATGGCTAGTCactagagagtggcactattttaaaggattaggaagtacaaccttgttggaataggcatggccttgttggagaaagtatgtcactgggtgtgggcttagacatttcaaaagcccaagccaggtccagtggctctctcttcctgatgcctatGGATCCTGATGTAGAACTCGCAGCTATTTTTCCAGCACCACATCTCCTtgcctgttgccatgctccctactatgatgatgatggattaagcctctgaaactgtaagcaagcacctaattaaatgctttcttttctaagagtttctgtggtcatagtgtctcttcacagcaatagaacaatgactaagacaatGCTTATAGTCCATACTCTAAAAACTGCAGCaactgtttatttctattttcttccacCACAGACCATGACAGACCTAACTAAGCCACATACTGTTGTTAACAGGGAAGAATTTTCTAGGCTTGTTTATTAATGGATTAATTCTGCGCTCATTTTTCAAAATGGCTCACTTCACAATCTCTCTCATAAAGACAACTGTGAACACTATGGCATGGGTCTTTCACTCACCTGGGCGTATCTTGTCTTTGAatttgtatgtaaatgtatataattcTGTATGCTATTATTCTCATTTAGGTTCACACATAATTCGAAAGATGGTGAATGAATACAAGGGAATTGTTCTGCTGACAGGATTAATGGGTATTAACGACCATGATTTTAGAATGGTTAAGTCCTTGTTGAGCAAAgaactaaaactaaataaaatgcaaGATGAGTACGACAGAGTTAAGATTGCTGACTTGATGGAAGACAAGTTCCCAAAAGATGCTGGAGTGGACCAACTGATAAAACTATATAAGCAGATTCCAGGACTTGGAGATATTGCTACTAAACTCAAAAATGAGAAGGCAAAAGGTAATAGGGGAACACCCTGGATGCCAccctttctttagttttttcaAACATGTTCTCACTCCACAGTGATCATAAGTGACATGGCCTATTATGGTGTGTGCCTCAGGATATATAGAAATGGCAACATTTCAGGtgtcaaaatattttcatctgaCAAAATCTCCTTCCTGCAAAGAATTTTGGTGTATTTGGGGTTGGATATCTTTGGGGgcattctgaaaaataaaaacacagaagttCTTGGGAGATGAGACTTCTCCCTACAGTAGAAAGgtgagaaaattataaaataaagttaggtatatttattttaaaatatttagtaaattaattaaatttaggtatatttattttaaaatatttagtaaattaaTGTTAATGCTCCATTAAGACACTCAACATTATCTGTTATacaaaaaaatagtaaataattacATTAAAGTCTACTTCTCAGTGATAAGAAGTAGTTCCACTTTTAAAGTCACCgggctttaaacaaacaaacaaaaaaagtatagtTAATTTGGTCTTAAAAGTCCTATCTGTGGTCCCATCTGTGAAAGATGAAACACAGAGATATTCAGTTTAAGACCAGACTGTAGCTATGTAGATAGACTCAATATCAAACCCTACAAACAATCAATAATCAAATTAATAGATTAAAACCAAACAGACACAAAGGTAAATAGCAGCATTTTGTCATATCACCAAACAGATCATTCCTTTCAATGATTTTCTAATTCTTAGTGATAATCTACAGAGGATGATTTGTCAATGATTATTGTCATAGGAGAATTTAGTGGCCAGTGATCAACACTGGATGACTACTACTGTGCTCTATGCTGTTTTTGAGAAAAAGTCTCTTACTGAATGTGAGGCTCTCATTCTCTGTTAAACAGGCAAGCTAGAATATGCCTGCTCGGCCTAAAAGCTCTAGATGGGCAATTTTAGTTGTCACTAGATAGCCAAAATCAGGTTTTCATGCTTGAGAGCCAGGGCTTTACACACTGAAACATCTCCCCAGAACTAAACTTTAAATTATTAGACATAGACTGTAGAATAAGAGGGTTGGGGCAGGGCTTGACTGATAGACATAGAAGTCCCCAGGATGGGAAAACTATACCAACTTAACTTGGGGAGAACAAGAAAAACCCAGAGGCAGTCCTGTGCCTGACTTCAGAGTTTTGGCCACTGTGTGGGTACAGAATACTTCTCTAGCAGCGGAAGGTAAGCACAGTGAGACACGTGGGAGCTGAGAGCAAAGGGTGTACTTCAGTTCTCTTAGACAGGTTCCCTGTGtttgctgtcttttctcttttgcatCAGCTAAAAGGAAACAGACAGGGAAAAGGAAAACGGCAGCAAAAAGACAAAAGCGAGAAGAACCCAGTACTTCCCAACCTATGTCCACCACAAATGAAGAGGCGGAGCCAGGATCAGGGAGGAGTACACCTGACACACAGGTATGGTGCCTAAGTTCCCAGTGGAACATCTACTAAGGTCCTCCCCATTTTACCACCAAGTGAACACTTATCTGTCCATCTAGTCATAGGACCTCGTAAAAATCGATATTTGaagtaattaattttatatttactggTCATTCACATGTCTGAACTACTGCATGCTGTAACTTATGTTATGGAATTCTCtacaatggaaatataaaatcattacttaggcaggcaagatggctcagcaagtaaaggtgcttAGTGGCATGCTGATAGTCCATGTTCAACTCACAGATCCAACAGGGTAGACTGATAGAACCATCTCCCACAAGATGCCTTGTGATGTCTGCATGGCCACAATGGTACATCCACTCAAACAGGCACAATATGGGAGTATAAAACAGGCtaagtcattatttttttctttagacattGTTTAAATGTGGTCAGTTTAGAGACATTGCTTTCCAAAGCCTGTTAGAGGATATTGAACCTCAACTTGTACTTTCTAAATATAGATCGGCTAATCTGTCACCACAGTGATGTACAGAAGAGTGATGTAAATGAATTGTTTGATTCAGTGTGAGGCAATCCTACCTCTGATCTTCTATTTAAAGGATGCTGTTCTCAAGGATCTTGAATCTCTTGTTTCGAAAATGATAGTGCTTCATTTAACACTGAAAACCATGACTAGGGGAGGGGTTCAGAATAagtaggagaggagagagcagttTGGCATGCATTAAGAGTTTGGGTTTAGTCTCCAAcacaataaaggaagaaaattgacTGTTATCAAGACAAAGAGATGTGGATCACTGAGGGAAAGCAAACTCATATATACCTAGGATTTTACAATCTCTTCATGCAATTAAATCACTCACCCTATTGTCAAATGCTTATATCAACACCCCAGTTAAATAAACTGTTTTCCTCCTTGGGAAGGTATGCCATTATGAAGTCATTTTGATGGCAATAGACTATATAGGCAGCAGTTAAATTTACCTAGAGTTTTTAGAAGGTCAGTTAAAAGACTCTAATGTTAACAGATGATACCAGAAATACTGAACTCTTGTCACAAATACCTCAGGAGATTACAGAACCATCTTACATGTTTGCCAGAATCTGACTCATCAGGTGTCTGCAGCTACAGCCTCAGCCCCTTGACTTCTCAAATGCCTTCCAACTCCCTCCCGTATTGTCCAGGTTGCTCAGTTATCTTTACCAGCTGCTTCCAGAAGGAACCAAACCATTCAAATATCTCCAACAATAGCATCCAGCAGTGGTCAGACCAGCAGCAGATCTCCAGAAACATTGCAAAGCATCATTCAGCCCCCTGAGACTCCAACAAGATCATCCAGTAGCATTCTGACCCCTCAAGTGTTTCCAGGAACAGCATCTAGCAGTGTTCAGGCACTTGGAATTCCTCTAGCAACACCAGCCAAGgtaattttctgttttcacaaTATAATGACAGATGTTATTGCAACCTTGGACAAGCTCATTAATCCCTGtactagctttctttctttcccagtgaTGAAACATTTtgaacaaaaagcaacttgggaaggaaagagtttatttcagtatAAGCTTCcttcattgagggaagccaaagcagaaactcaaggcaggaacctgaaggtggGAATTGAAACAGAGACCAAAAAGGAGGCCCTTACTtgctgagcttgctttcttatgtaaTACAGAAACATCTACCTGAGATGGCACCACTCAGAGAGAACCACTATGTCTTCCAACATCaatcattaacaacaacaacaacaacaacaacaacaacaacactaacaacaaaTGCCCTATAGCCTGGCTGCCAagccaatctaatggaggcaaCTTCTCAGTTTAGATTCCCTCTTTCTGGTCCTTTTagtttatatcaagttgacaaaactaagaGAATGCCAAGTAAAATCCAGAAAGTGTAGCAGTCATCTCTATAACCATAGTGTGCTCCAATGGAGAGCCAAGAGAACACACAAGATTCCCCAAGCACCTTACAGGCCAGCCCTCCTGGCACACACCACAGTGAACAAGAAAGAACCTATCCCCGACAAGGTGAAAAGACAAAACTAGCACCACAGCTTGTGCTGTGTTCTCTGTcactcacacatatatgaacattcTTACACTCATTCTCAcagaaagcaatttttaaaaatatttaacatagttAATATATGTTGAATTACCAATCATGCAATCAGTGTAGGCtcaaatgattttattatatgaaaCTGCATGAGGAATGTATGAAGATAATTCTCATTCTACCTAATTATTTGCCTTAATTGCATCCTTTTTGCTGTGTACATTCTATGCAGAGACCAAGACTGAAAAATGTACCCAGAGAACCTTCTGAGGAAAATGGTCACCAGCAAGGTTCCAAAAGAGTGATGGTGTTAAAAGCAACAGAGCCATTTGCATATGacatgagaggagagaagaagatgtTCCATGCCACCGTGGCTACGGAGACAGAATTTTTTAGAGTGAAGGTGTTTGACATTGTCCTGAAGGATAAGTTCATCCCATATAAGGTCCTTACCATCTCAGACTATGTTGGTTGCAATGGGTTCATAAATATACAGAGGGCATCTAGTGTGTCAGAGGTAAATGATGGCAAACCAATGAATATCCCAACTTCACTGAAACAACGTGCCAATCAAACACCTAAAATCAACTATCTTTGCTCAAAGAGAAGAGGAATATTTGTGAATGGAGTGTTTATTGTATGGAAGGTAAGATATTGTATTATTTGATAAAATTTCTTCTGCAATCTCTAATTTTCAGTCTTGGTTTGGCAGATGCTATCAGTCAATTGACTGAGTGCCAGAATTCAAGGCCTTCTTGATCAGTGTTGTAGACTGGGGTATCATGATGAAAATTTCTTTAGAAAGAGCTTTGCCAAGAAACTGTGGCTATTCATAGACATCCATAGACTGTGCATTTACATCAATACTTGTATCATTTAACTTTTGCTTCATTGAGTTCTTCACTTCTTATATTATTGAGAATTTGATGGAGAATTTGAGGGTTAATGTCCTAAGAGATGACATGGCTGTAATAaccaaaacacaaatcaaaataaacccATCTGCCCATAAATGGAGCTGGTCCAGAAAGTTTGGTTCTGATCACCACATCACTGAAGGGTTCCCTGCCTTCTATTCTTTACTTTTAGCCAAAAGGGTAGTTAAGAGAATGACCTCTGCTTTAAAtgatgagagaaagaaatataacaGGTAAAGAAAGGCTGTTTAATCTCTTagtttataaatagaaataatgaaatggaaaaataattaaagagaatTTCTTTTAGTTCCAGTTATCTATGCTTAACAGACCTAAATGCTTTCAAATCACAAATTCatagtgcgtgtgtgtgtgtgtgtgtgtgtgtgtgtgtgtgtgtgtgtgtgtgtgtgtttatgctctcacacacaggtgcacctgcacacacagtgatttttttgtttttgttttttcagacatTTCTGTGCAGTTAATTTAAATGAATGTGCAGGTATAATAGCTATACAGTTCAAAAATTAACTGAGTGGAGTACAAACTGACACAGCAGGGATTAGGAAATGTGTGTGTCACACGAATGTGGATCTAGTCAATGAAAACTCAAAACAGTACTTCTACACAAAAATAACCaaggtggcctttttatctttatattggaaattatataagaaatgcagagattttgttttcacttttcttaCGTAGACTCCTGAAGAAATTTAACCTATACTGGTATAGTAGTAAAAATTTAGACATTTTTTCCCCTATGGGGGAAAACCGCAGCAAACTTAGGTATATATTCTCTAAAGGATCAGAACTGATAGAATAAATCTATATATACTAGAAAGAGATAGTAAAGTAGCTTTATAGGCTATGGTCTGGCCACTCAAATAATTTTGTTGGCTACTCCCAACAAAAAGTCCAATAATCTTATGTTTAGCTGTTCATTCCATGAGGTTGAATTTCCTAGATTTTCATCAATCTACACTGGATCcccaaagaagtaggttccaatAACTGTAAaggaatggctcagcagcagAGTATATGGAGTTACCTGTGAGTGTGAGGGCAGACAGGTAAGAAGGAATAGCTTCCTACTCCCAGGTCTTTTTCTGCATGCTTCCATCAGAAGGTGTGACCCAAGTCTGAAATGGGTCGCGTG encodes the following:
- the LOC110321763 gene encoding pyrin and HIN domain-containing protein 1-like — its product is MVNEYKGIVLLTGLMGINDHDFRMVKSLLSKELKLNKMQDEYDRVKIADLMEDKFPKDAGVDQLIKLYKQIPGLGDIATKLKNEKAKAKRKQTGKRKTAAKRQKREEPSTSQPMSTTNEEAEPGSGRSTPDTQVAQLSLPAASRRNQTIQISPTIASSSGQTSSRSPETLQSIIQPPETPTRSSSSILTPQVFPGTASSSVQALGIPLATPAKRPRLKNVPREPSEENGHQQGSKRVMVLKATEPFAYDMRGEKKMFHATVATETEFFRVKVFDIVLKDKFIPYKVLTISDYVGCNGFINIQRASSVSEVNDGKPMNIPTSLKQRANQTPKINYLCSKRRGIFVNGVFIVWKKEEKRDCICYEIGDDTGMMEVEVYGRLTNVVCNPGDKLRLICFELISNEEKVQLRSTRHSNMQVIKARN